In Flavobacteriaceae bacterium, the following proteins share a genomic window:
- a CDS encoding VWA domain-containing protein: MFQLEEKIWFWLLLIIPIIVMFFLALQLWKRHAQSKFANKQILKRLTPTKSLFKPILKLIVLNLAFACLAIALVNPKIGTKLETVKREGVDIVFAVDVSKSMLAEDIAPNRIEKSKQLVAQIINNLASDRVGIIAYAGKAFPQLPITTDYASAKLFLQSMNTDMLSSQGTAIDEAIQLARTYYDDEDQTNRVLIIISDGEDHNNVATDIAEEAAEEGIKIFTIGVGDIKGGPIPIKRNGIVLNYKKDNNDETVITRLNEDTLQNIANEANGEYINGRDTNYVIETIREILNKLDKKEFEAKQFAEFKDQFQWFLGLGVFFLLIDIFLLERKTAWLSRLNLFNENL; the protein is encoded by the coding sequence ATGTTTCAATTAGAAGAAAAAATATGGTTTTGGTTACTATTAATTATTCCAATAATAGTAATGTTTTTTTTGGCACTTCAATTATGGAAACGACATGCCCAAAGTAAATTTGCAAACAAACAAATACTTAAACGCTTAACGCCTACGAAGTCATTATTTAAGCCCATTTTAAAACTAATTGTGTTAAACTTAGCTTTTGCTTGCTTGGCGATTGCGTTAGTAAACCCTAAAATAGGAACGAAACTAGAAACAGTTAAACGTGAAGGTGTTGATATAGTGTTTGCAGTAGATGTCTCTAAAAGTATGCTAGCAGAAGATATTGCACCTAATCGTATAGAGAAATCAAAGCAATTGGTGGCACAGATTATAAATAATTTGGCGAGCGATCGTGTAGGGATCATCGCTTATGCAGGCAAAGCATTCCCACAATTGCCAATAACAACTGATTATGCATCTGCAAAATTGTTTTTACAAAGTATGAATACAGATATGCTTTCCTCTCAAGGAACAGCAATAGATGAAGCAATTCAATTGGCAAGAACGTATTATGATGACGAAGATCAAACTAATCGTGTACTTATTATAATTTCTGACGGTGAAGATCATAATAATGTTGCTACAGATATTGCAGAAGAAGCTGCAGAAGAAGGCATTAAAATATTTACTATTGGTGTTGGAGACATAAAAGGAGGACCTATACCTATTAAGCGAAATGGAATTGTTTTAAACTATAAAAAAGATAATAACGACGAAACTGTTATTACTAGATTAAATGAAGACACGCTTCAAAATATTGCGAACGAAGCAAATGGAGAATATATTAATGGAAGAGATACAAATTATGTTATAGAAACTATTCGTGAAATTTTAAATAAGCTAGATAAAAAAGAATTTGAAGCAAAGCAATTTGCAGAGTTTAAAGATCAATTTCAATGGTTTTTGGGCTTAGGGGTTTTCTTTTTATTGATAGACATATTTTTGCTAGAACGCAAGACTGCTTGGTTAAGTCGCTTAAATTTATTTAACGAAAACTTATGA
- a CDS encoding aldehyde dehydrogenase family protein — MQAVSTDFGIQEALTQLGVNSINEGSSTGSNHFSNGDIIESYSPVDGQLIAKVKATTKADYEHVMNAATSAFKIWRTMPAPQRGEIVRQFGEKLREKKEALGKLVSYEMGKSYQEGLGEVQEMIDICDFAVGLSRQLHGLTMHSERPGHRMYEQYHPLGVVGIISAFNFPVAVWAWNTALAWICGDVCVWKPSEKTPICGIACQNIAAEVFAANNLPEGICNLINGDYRVGEMMTTDNRIPLISATGSTRMGKVVAQAVAARLGKSLLELGGNNAIIVTPEADIKMTVIGAVFGAVGTAGQRCTSTRRLIIHDSIYDKVKNAIVDAYQQLRIGNPLDENNHVGPLIDTDAVAMYNEALKQVVEEGGNIVVEGAVLEGEGYESGCYVKPAIAEAEAHFKIVQHETFAPVLYLLKYSGDVENAIEIQNQVAQGLSSAIMTNNLREAERFLSVAGSDCGIANVNIGTSGAEIGGAFGGEKETGGGRESGSDAWKIYMRRQTNTINYTTELPLAQGIKFDL, encoded by the coding sequence ATGCAAGCAGTTTCTACCGATTTTGGAATACAAGAAGCTTTAACACAATTAGGAGTAAACTCTATAAATGAAGGAAGTTCAACAGGGTCTAATCATTTCTCTAACGGAGATATTATTGAAAGCTACTCACCAGTTGACGGTCAATTAATTGCTAAAGTGAAAGCCACTACAAAAGCTGATTATGAACATGTAATGAATGCTGCTACATCTGCTTTTAAAATATGGAGAACGATGCCTGCTCCACAACGTGGTGAAATTGTTCGTCAGTTTGGAGAAAAATTACGAGAAAAGAAAGAAGCTCTTGGGAAATTGGTTTCTTATGAAATGGGGAAAAGCTATCAAGAAGGTTTAGGTGAGGTTCAAGAAATGATTGATATCTGTGATTTTGCAGTAGGATTATCACGCCAACTTCACGGTTTAACAATGCATTCTGAACGTCCGGGCCATCGTATGTACGAGCAATATCATCCATTAGGCGTTGTTGGAATTATCTCTGCCTTTAATTTTCCGGTAGCCGTTTGGGCATGGAATACAGCTTTAGCTTGGATCTGTGGAGATGTTTGCGTATGGAAGCCCTCAGAAAAAACACCAATTTGTGGGATTGCTTGTCAAAATATAGCAGCAGAAGTGTTTGCTGCCAATAATTTACCTGAAGGAATTTGTAACCTAATTAATGGTGATTATCGCGTAGGTGAAATGATGACTACTGATAACAGAATCCCATTAATTTCTGCAACGGGTTCTACCAGAATGGGTAAAGTTGTAGCTCAAGCTGTTGCAGCACGTTTAGGAAAATCACTATTAGAATTAGGTGGGAATAATGCGATTATTGTAACTCCAGAAGCTGATATAAAAATGACTGTTATTGGAGCTGTTTTTGGTGCAGTTGGTACTGCAGGACAACGTTGTACATCAACACGTCGTTTAATTATACATGATAGTATTTACGATAAAGTAAAAAATGCTATTGTTGATGCTTATCAGCAATTACGAATAGGAAACCCTTTAGATGAAAATAATCATGTAGGACCGTTGATTGATACAGATGCAGTAGCAATGTATAATGAGGCACTTAAACAAGTTGTAGAAGAAGGCGGTAATATTGTGGTTGAAGGCGCAGTTTTAGAAGGAGAAGGTTATGAAAGCGGCTGTTATGTAAAGCCAGCAATTGCCGAAGCTGAAGCACATTTTAAAATAGTACAACACGAAACTTTTGCGCCAGTATTGTATTTATTAAAATATTCTGGAGATGTTGAAAATGCTATAGAAATTCAAAATCAAGTTGCTCAAGGATTGTCGTCTGCAATCATGACAAATAACTTACGTGAAGCGGAACGTTTTTTATCTGTAGCAGGGAGTGATTGTGGAATTGCTAATGTAAATATTGGAACTTCTGGGGCAGAAATTGGTGGTGCTTTTGGTGGTGAAAAAGAAACAGGAGGAGGCCGTGAATCAGGTTCTGATGCTTGGAAAATATACATGCGTCGTCAAACGAATACAATTAATTATACAACTGAATTACCTTTAGCTCAAGGAATTAAATTTGACCTGTAA
- a CDS encoding DUF58 domain-containing protein, giving the protein MDTKELLKKVRKIEIKTRRLSDHIFGGEYHSTFKGRGMTFSEVRQYQFGDDVRNIDWNVTARTNEPYIKVFEEERELTMMLMVDISGSELFGTEEQFKNEVVTEIAATLAFSATQNNDKIGLILFSNEVELYIPPKKGRSHVLRIIRELIEFKPKSKQTNFAEALRFLSSVMKKKAIVFILSDFIANEYQQTLKIASKRHDVTGIRVYDKHEELIPNLGMVQMQDEETGELMLVNTASKKVRANYSKFYQEKVMYYKDSFTKSGAGVIDCRVDESYVKKLLGYFKRRG; this is encoded by the coding sequence ATGGATACTAAAGAATTACTAAAAAAAGTACGAAAAATTGAGATTAAGACGCGTCGGTTGTCTGATCATATTTTTGGAGGCGAATACCATTCGACCTTTAAAGGTCGAGGTATGACATTTAGTGAAGTACGCCAATATCAATTTGGAGATGATGTACGTAATATTGATTGGAATGTGACAGCGCGTACAAACGAACCATATATAAAAGTATTTGAAGAAGAGCGTGAATTGACAATGATGCTAATGGTTGATATTTCAGGCTCTGAACTTTTTGGTACAGAAGAACAATTTAAAAACGAGGTAGTTACAGAAATTGCTGCTACACTTGCGTTTTCTGCAACACAAAATAATGATAAAATAGGGCTAATATTATTCTCTAATGAAGTGGAGCTATATATCCCGCCAAAAAAAGGACGATCGCATGTATTACGTATAATTCGTGAATTAATAGAATTTAAACCTAAGAGTAAGCAAACAAATTTTGCTGAAGCACTTCGATTTTTATCGAGTGTGATGAAAAAGAAAGCTATTGTATTTATTCTTTCAGATTTTATTGCAAACGAATACCAACAGACACTTAAGATAGCTTCAAAACGTCATGATGTTACAGGAATAAGAGTATATGATAAACATGAAGAGTTAATTCCTAATTTAGGAATGGTACAAATGCAAGATGAGGAAACAGGAGAATTGATGTTGGTAAATACAGCATCAAAGAAAGTACGTGCTAATTACAGTAAATTTTACCAAGAAAAAGTGATGTATTATAAAGATAGTTTTACTAAGTCTGGAGCTGGGGTAATAGATTGCAGAGTAGATGAAAGCTATGTCAAAAAATTATTAGGCTATTTTAAACGAAGAGGATAA
- a CDS encoding ATP-binding protein — protein sequence MINKRLLIKNLLAHNDENSFYDKKRKVSISLKEGKAKFLKHICALSNSNPKNNSYIVIGVEDEDNTIIGVDFFDDSKIQNLINAYLTNPPIVQYENIPFPHLPDDKVVGLVTIRPMGELTSLRKNIWKYYGGSVFFRDGSMSMPKVFDIEIKDVNSKIVAAIESHAQNNIEHTLDGVFDFMNKRKDYEPQYKVFKEYFVVCWAGQKKVVKNEVFFSRVDIELINEQVRLFFSTLDEVSISYDSDTFKIIEYVNLGLQDSYKYYPLEETIIHFNNNASYTINSKLLFEPPQFDKRILHHIYNTNNVILEKLKKGTVLNSSEKNDLINLPATYLICYLNLFHDAIDKLVEAKPYLKLYDKNVYINYKESLRILRKVKYS from the coding sequence ATGATTAATAAACGCTTGCTTATTAAAAATCTACTAGCTCACAACGATGAGAATAGTTTTTATGATAAGAAGCGAAAAGTTTCAATTAGTTTAAAAGAAGGGAAGGCTAAATTTTTAAAACATATTTGTGCCTTATCTAATAGTAATCCTAAAAATAATTCATACATCGTAATTGGAGTTGAAGACGAGGATAATACGATTATAGGTGTCGATTTTTTTGATGACAGTAAGATTCAAAACCTTATTAATGCTTATTTAACCAACCCTCCAATCGTACAATATGAAAACATTCCATTTCCACATTTACCTGACGACAAAGTAGTAGGATTGGTCACTATCCGGCCTATGGGTGAGCTTACATCTTTACGAAAAAATATTTGGAAATATTATGGTGGTTCTGTGTTTTTTAGAGATGGTAGTATGAGTATGCCTAAGGTATTTGATATCGAAATAAAAGATGTCAACTCTAAAATTGTAGCAGCTATTGAAAGTCATGCTCAAAATAATATTGAACATACTTTAGATGGTGTTTTCGACTTTATGAATAAACGTAAAGATTACGAACCACAATACAAAGTATTTAAAGAGTATTTTGTAGTTTGTTGGGCTGGACAAAAAAAAGTAGTAAAAAATGAAGTATTTTTCTCTAGAGTAGATATCGAATTGATAAACGAACAAGTACGTCTCTTTTTTTCAACTCTAGATGAAGTCTCTATTTCTTATGACAGTGATACTTTTAAGATTATTGAATATGTAAACTTGGGCCTTCAAGATTCCTATAAATACTATCCTCTTGAAGAAACTATAATTCATTTTAACAATAATGCAAGTTATACTATAAATTCAAAGCTTTTATTCGAACCTCCTCAGTTTGACAAGCGAATATTACATCATATATACAATACGAATAACGTTATTTTAGAAAAATTAAAAAAAGGAACTGTACTTAATAGTAGTGAAAAAAATGATTTAATAAATCTTCCAGCTACATATCTTATTTGTTACTTAAATTTGTTTCATGATGCTATTGACAAGCTTGTTGAAGCTAAACCTTATTTAAAATTATATGATAAAAATGTATATATAAATTATAAAGAATCTTTGAGGATTTTAAGGAAAGTAAAGTACAGTTAA
- a CDS encoding MoxR family ATPase gives MIEDNSTIDIKSINEKIEKESAFVDLLTLEMNKVIVGQKYMIERLLIGLLGQGHILLEGVPGLAKTLAINTLSQAVDGSFSRIQFTPDLLPADVVGTLIYNIKENDFSIKKGPIFANFVLADEINRAPAKVQSALLEAMQEKQVTIGDETFVLDKPFLVMATQNPVEQEGTYPLPEAQVDRFMLKTVIDYPKLAEEQLIVRANLKGAFEKVNAVVSVEQIIRAQKAVREVYMDEKIEKYILDIIFATRYPEKYKLAELKPLISFGASPRGSISLALAAKCYAFIKRRGYVIPEDVRAVIYDVLRHRIGITYEAEAENITSEEIISKIVNEIEVP, from the coding sequence ATGATAGAAGATAACAGTACAATTGATATTAAGTCCATTAACGAGAAAATTGAAAAAGAAAGTGCTTTTGTTGATTTACTAACTCTAGAAATGAATAAGGTAATTGTTGGTCAAAAATATATGATCGAACGCTTACTTATAGGATTATTAGGACAAGGACATATTTTACTTGAAGGCGTGCCTGGATTAGCAAAAACATTGGCTATTAATACATTGTCTCAGGCTGTAGATGGAAGCTTTAGCAGAATTCAGTTTACACCAGATTTACTGCCAGCAGATGTTGTGGGGACATTAATTTATAATATTAAAGAGAATGATTTCTCAATTAAAAAAGGTCCAATTTTTGCAAATTTTGTACTGGCAGATGAAATTAATCGAGCGCCAGCAAAAGTTCAGTCTGCTTTATTAGAAGCGATGCAAGAGAAACAAGTTACGATTGGAGATGAAACCTTTGTATTAGACAAGCCATTTTTAGTAATGGCTACTCAAAATCCAGTAGAACAAGAAGGAACTTATCCGTTGCCAGAAGCTCAGGTAGATCGTTTTATGCTTAAAACGGTAATAGATTACCCTAAATTAGCTGAAGAACAATTAATTGTTAGAGCAAATTTAAAAGGTGCTTTTGAAAAAGTAAATGCAGTAGTTTCTGTAGAGCAAATTATAAGAGCACAAAAAGCTGTTCGTGAGGTATATATGGATGAGAAGATTGAAAAATATATTCTTGATATAATATTTGCAACACGTTACCCAGAAAAATATAAACTTGCAGAATTAAAACCATTAATTTCTTTTGGAGCTTCACCTCGTGGAAGTATTAGTTTAGCTTTAGCAGCTAAATGTTATGCATTTATTAAGCGAAGAGGATATGTAATTCCTGAAGATGTTCGTGCTGTGATTTATGATGTTTTACGTCATAGAATAGGTATTACCTATGAAGCCGAAGCCGAAAATATTACTTCTGAAGAGATTATTAGTAAAATAGTAAACGAGATAGAAGTACCTTAA
- a CDS encoding antibiotic biosynthesis monooxygenase, with translation MKDFKPYYAVIFTSTLTEKENGYNKMAELMETLAKQQKGFLGVDSARETVGITVSYWESLEAIQLWKQNADHLVAQQKGISDWYSWYHIRVCKVEREYEFNK, from the coding sequence ATGAAAGATTTTAAACCATATTACGCAGTGATTTTTACTTCCACGCTAACCGAAAAAGAAAACGGTTATAATAAAATGGCAGAATTAATGGAAACTCTAGCCAAACAACAAAAAGGTTTTTTGGGAGTAGATTCAGCACGAGAAACTGTTGGTATTACAGTGAGTTATTGGGAAAGCTTAGAAGCTATTCAACTCTGGAAACAAAATGCAGATCATCTTGTTGCACAACAAAAAGGGATTTCAGATTGGTACAGTTGGTATCATATTAGGGTTTGTAAAGTAGAGCGAGAATATGAGTTTAATAAATAA
- a CDS encoding SDR family NAD(P)-dependent oxidoreductase, giving the protein MKKTALITGATSGIGRATAREFAKHNINLILCGRRQERLDNIKADLEKQTEVYTLNFDVRDKDTVIAAIASLPEQFKTIDILINNAGNAHGLDAIQDGVLDDWDAMMDINVKGLLYVSKAIIPQMTERQSGHIINIGSSAGKEVYPKGNVYCGSKHAVVAISEGMRIDLNPYGIKVGTINPGLVETEFSEVRFKGGSIADSVYKGYKALQAEDIAEIIYFAISRPPHVNIADVLVFCTAQANSTTVKKDL; this is encoded by the coding sequence ATGAAAAAAACAGCATTAATCACTGGAGCTACCAGTGGTATTGGTAGAGCTACAGCTCGAGAATTCGCAAAACACAATATTAATTTAATTCTTTGTGGAAGACGTCAAGAACGTTTAGATAATATAAAAGCTGATCTAGAAAAACAAACTGAAGTTTATACTCTAAATTTTGATGTTCGTGATAAAGATACTGTTATTGCAGCTATTGCATCTCTACCTGAACAATTTAAAACAATAGATATTCTTATTAATAATGCTGGTAATGCTCATGGGTTAGATGCCATACAAGATGGTGTTTTAGACGATTGGGATGCGATGATGGACATTAATGTAAAAGGGCTTTTATATGTGAGCAAAGCGATTATTCCACAAATGACCGAAAGACAATCTGGACATATTATTAACATTGGTTCTTCTGCAGGGAAAGAAGTATATCCTAAAGGAAATGTATACTGCGGTAGTAAACATGCAGTAGTTGCTATCTCCGAAGGAATGCGTATTGACTTAAATCCTTATGGAATAAAAGTAGGTACAATTAATCCTGGTTTAGTAGAAACTGAATTCTCTGAAGTGCGTTTTAAAGGAGGTTCTATTGCAGATAGCGTATATAAAGGTTATAAAGCATTACAAGCAGAAGATATAGCAGAGATTATTTATTTTGCAATATCTCGACCTCCACACGTTAATATTGCAGATGTATTAGTGTTTTGCACAGCTCAAGCAAACAGTACAACAGTAAAAAAGGATCTTTAA
- a CDS encoding VWA domain-containing protein — MLEGIEFLNKQMFWALLAIPLAILWYVFKNKEQTPELKISSIKGFKVGSSWLPKLKHLMFVLRVLALAFLITALARPQTVDVSTKTKTTRGIDIVMAIDVSASMLAKDLKPDRLSALKSVATEFILGRPNDRIGLVEYAGESYTKTPITSDKSIVLNSLKSVEYNTIIEGGTAIGMGLATAVNRLKDSKAKSKVIILLTDGENNAGFIDPKTASELAVEYGIKAYTIGLGTNGMALSPIQQLPDGRFQYGRVQVKIDEELLKEIASVTGGQYFRANNNQKLKEIYKEIDKLEKTDVEEFKFYNYEEKYRPLALIAIALLLIEALLRFTIFRSFI, encoded by the coding sequence ATGTTAGAAGGCATAGAATTTTTAAATAAGCAAATGTTTTGGGCACTATTAGCAATTCCATTAGCAATTCTATGGTATGTGTTTAAGAATAAAGAGCAAACACCTGAACTTAAAATATCAAGTATAAAAGGATTTAAAGTTGGAAGTTCTTGGTTGCCAAAATTAAAACATCTGATGTTTGTATTACGAGTTTTGGCATTAGCATTTTTAATAACTGCTTTAGCACGACCACAAACTGTAGATGTTTCTACAAAAACAAAGACTACAAGAGGTATAGATATTGTTATGGCAATAGATGTTTCTGCAAGTATGCTAGCAAAAGATTTGAAACCAGACCGATTATCGGCATTAAAATCTGTAGCAACAGAATTTATTTTGGGCCGTCCTAACGATCGTATAGGTTTAGTGGAGTATGCAGGAGAAAGTTATACTAAAACACCAATTACAAGCGATAAATCTATTGTATTAAATTCATTAAAAAGTGTAGAATATAATACAATTATTGAAGGAGGAACTGCTATAGGAATGGGATTGGCTACGGCAGTAAATCGATTAAAAGATAGTAAAGCCAAAAGTAAAGTGATTATACTTTTAACAGATGGCGAAAATAATGCAGGATTTATAGACCCAAAAACTGCTAGTGAGTTGGCTGTAGAATATGGTATAAAAGCTTATACAATAGGACTAGGAACTAATGGCATGGCATTATCTCCAATACAGCAGCTACCAGATGGAAGGTTCCAATATGGAAGAGTACAAGTAAAAATAGATGAAGAACTACTTAAAGAAATTGCAAGTGTAACTGGGGGACAATATTTTAGAGCGAATAATAATCAAAAACTAAAAGAAATTTATAAAGAAATTGATAAGTTAGAAAAAACAGATGTTGAAGAGTTTAAGTTTTACAACTATGAAGAAAAGTATCGCCCTTTAGCATTAATTGCAATAGCATTATTATTAATAGAAGCATTATTGCGCTTTACAATTTTTAGAAGTTTTATATAA
- the pbpC gene encoding penicillin-binding protein 1C, with the protein MFKIVNYIKYHKIKSGVIFILLIAYYFCLPKQLFNNPTATVIESRDGQLLGALIAKDGQWRFPHNDSVLEKFKQCLILFEDEYFYKHPGFNPISIFKALKENINSGKVTRGGSTLTQQTIRLSRKGTPRTYIEKIKELILATRLEFRASKETILASYTSNAPFGGNTVGLDAAAWRYFNRNANDLSWAESATLAVLPNAPSLIYPGKNQKRLLIKRNRLLKKLLDNKTIDSLTYDLSIAEILPQKPYPLPQIAPHLLQKVAKSDYGKRVRTTVNKELQKQTNHIVSNHYLQLRQNEIYNIAILILDVRTREVLSYIGNSPTDKAHQKDVDVIDKPRSTGSILKPFLHAALLDSGELLPNTLVADVPTQFANYNPENFNRDYDGAVSVKRALSRSLNVPSVRLLQQFGLDRFYHYLSQLQFKDIKHNANHYGLSLILGGAESNLWDLCKSYAALSSTLNHFSDNSSQYYTNEFLEPTFSLTNSVDFGEFTSEKVVYDAASIYLTYEAMKEVNRPEGDDNWQFYDSSKQIAWKTGTSFGFRDAWAIGTTKDYVVGVWVGNADGEGRPGLVGVQAAAPILFDVFNILPNSEWFSTPYDEMQQIEVCTKSGYRATTVCEQVIQEYVQLSGLKTKPCPFHILTHLDENEQYQVNSSCEPLTKITNKSWFVLPPLMAYYYSKKNPFYKQLPNYRVDCYGENDIALDFIYPKESTSIFLPKDFDGSTNELIFKVAYSKPEAILFWYLNDNYLGVTKDIHEFAVLPKKGKHLITVVDESGNDIKRYIEIK; encoded by the coding sequence ATGTTTAAAATAGTAAATTATATAAAATACCATAAGATAAAATCAGGAGTGATTTTCATTCTCTTGATTGCTTACTATTTCTGTTTACCCAAGCAATTATTTAATAATCCGACAGCTACCGTTATAGAAAGTCGAGATGGGCAATTATTAGGCGCATTAATTGCAAAAGATGGACAATGGCGATTTCCTCATAATGATAGTGTTCTAGAAAAGTTTAAACAATGCTTGATTTTATTTGAAGATGAATATTTTTACAAACACCCAGGATTCAATCCTATTTCTATTTTTAAAGCTCTAAAGGAGAATATCAATTCTGGTAAAGTAACGCGAGGAGGAAGCACATTAACCCAACAAACCATTCGTCTCTCTCGAAAAGGAACTCCCAGAACCTATATTGAAAAAATAAAAGAACTTATTTTAGCCACACGTTTGGAGTTTCGAGCTTCTAAAGAAACTATTTTGGCGTCTTACACAAGTAATGCTCCTTTTGGTGGTAATACTGTAGGTTTGGATGCTGCTGCCTGGCGATATTTTAATAGGAATGCAAACGATCTATCATGGGCAGAAAGTGCAACACTCGCTGTGTTACCCAATGCACCCAGTTTAATTTATCCAGGTAAAAATCAAAAACGATTGCTTATAAAACGTAATCGCTTACTCAAAAAATTATTAGATAACAAGACTATAGATAGTTTAACCTATGACTTATCTATTGCCGAAATATTACCTCAAAAACCCTATCCATTGCCACAAATAGCGCCTCATTTATTACAAAAAGTGGCCAAATCAGATTATGGGAAACGTGTAAGAACAACAGTAAATAAAGAATTACAGAAGCAAACAAACCATATCGTTTCTAATCATTATTTACAATTACGTCAGAATGAAATTTATAATATAGCTATACTTATTCTAGATGTAAGAACCAGAGAAGTGTTAAGTTATATAGGCAATTCCCCTACAGATAAAGCACATCAAAAAGATGTAGATGTTATTGATAAACCAAGAAGTACAGGTAGTATTTTAAAACCTTTTTTACATGCTGCTTTATTAGACTCTGGAGAGCTTCTACCAAATACTTTGGTTGCAGATGTTCCAACACAGTTTGCTAATTATAATCCTGAAAATTTTAATAGAGATTATGATGGTGCCGTTTCTGTAAAACGAGCTTTGTCTCGTTCATTAAATGTGCCTTCGGTACGACTATTACAGCAATTTGGACTGGATAGATTTTACCATTATTTATCGCAATTACAGTTTAAAGATATTAAACACAATGCAAATCATTATGGATTATCACTTATTCTTGGGGGAGCAGAAAGTAACTTATGGGATTTATGTAAAAGTTATGCTGCTTTATCATCTACATTAAATCATTTTAGTGATAATTCGAGTCAGTACTATACTAATGAGTTTTTAGAACCTACTTTTTCATTAACTAATTCTGTTGATTTTGGAGAGTTTACTTCAGAAAAAGTTGTTTATGATGCGGCTTCAATTTACCTAACCTACGAAGCAATGAAAGAGGTAAATCGCCCTGAAGGTGATGATAATTGGCAATTTTATGATTCATCTAAACAAATTGCCTGGAAAACAGGAACAAGTTTTGGGTTTCGCGATGCTTGGGCAATTGGTACAACCAAAGATTATGTAGTCGGTGTTTGGGTTGGTAATGCAGATGGTGAAGGAAGGCCTGGTCTAGTAGGTGTACAAGCAGCAGCACCGATATTATTTGATGTATTTAACATCCTCCCTAATAGCGAATGGTTTTCAACACCTTATGATGAAATGCAGCAAATTGAAGTTTGTACAAAAAGTGGGTATCGAGCTACTACTGTTTGCGAACAGGTTATTCAAGAATATGTGCAATTAAGTGGTTTAAAAACAAAGCCTTGCCCTTTTCATATTCTAACTCATTTGGATGAGAACGAACAATATCAAGTAAATTCTTCATGCGAGCCATTAACAAAAATTACTAATAAATCTTGGTTTGTATTGCCTCCCTTAATGGCTTATTATTACAGTAAAAAGAATCCATTTTATAAACAACTTCCTAATTATAGGGTAGATTGTTATGGAGAAAACGATATTGCTTTAGATTTTATTTATCCTAAGGAATCAACTAGTATTTTTCTTCCTAAAGATTTTGACGGCAGCACCAATGAACTTATTTTTAAAGTAGCTTATTCTAAACCTGAAGCAATTTTATTTTGGTATTTAAATGATAACTACTTAGGAGTAACCAAAGATATTCATGAGTTTGCTGTTTTGCCTAAAAAGGGTAAACATCTCATCACTGTGGTAGACGAGTCAGGGAATGATATCAAACGATATATTGAAATAAAATAA